A genomic stretch from Sphingobacterium sp. ML3W includes:
- a CDS encoding acyl-ACP thioesterase domain-containing protein → MEKSVFEKNWEIYFTQCYSNGRIRFSDLSNILQLTAGEHATNVGFGFKEMAKHNQTWVLSRMRIEINRLPKWMDIVQVKTWIQELEGARSTRNFEILVNGQVYVTATSYWAVINTVKRSSEDLAISAAGFTTYPDRPATQRPFSKLDISQLVKNIDQYIVKLSDLDIVNHANNVKYLDWCMDRLPIELVLTNQIKSLEMNYLRELRYNDTVDINGDSTDKGYFMTVTKQQRIHFALEVETK, encoded by the coding sequence ATGGAAAAATCAGTCTTTGAGAAAAACTGGGAAATTTATTTCACACAATGTTACTCCAATGGTCGTATCCGTTTCTCCGACTTGTCAAATATTCTTCAACTTACTGCTGGCGAACATGCGACCAATGTTGGTTTCGGTTTTAAAGAAATGGCCAAACACAACCAAACTTGGGTGCTCAGTCGAATGCGTATTGAAATCAACAGATTACCCAAATGGATGGACATTGTCCAGGTAAAAACATGGATACAAGAACTAGAAGGTGCGCGCTCTACACGTAATTTCGAAATTTTGGTGAATGGGCAGGTGTATGTCACGGCGACAAGCTATTGGGCGGTAATCAATACCGTAAAAAGAAGTTCCGAAGATCTGGCTATTTCGGCTGCGGGCTTTACAACTTACCCCGATCGCCCTGCAACACAACGACCATTCTCAAAGTTGGATATTTCTCAGCTTGTCAAAAATATAGATCAATATATTGTCAAGTTATCCGACCTTGATATTGTCAATCATGCCAATAATGTCAAATACCTGGATTGGTGTATGGATAGACTCCCAATCGAACTCGTGCTGACCAATCAGATCAAATCGTTGGAGATGAATTACCTCAGAGAACTTCGTTACAATGACACAGTGGACATTAACGGCGATTCAACGGATAAAGGCTATTTTATGACCGTGACAAAACAACAACGTATTCATTTTGCACTGGAAGTAGAAACTAAATAA
- a CDS encoding gluconate 2-dehydrogenase subunit 3 family protein: protein MNRREALQRVALILGGTVIGANLFLEGCTRSATKDVEGLFEAKTTDLLGDLAEAILPATATPGAKEAGVGSFIPVMVRDCYTEKQQKAFITGLASLDNKAKEVKGKPFLELSAADRTAVAAALDKEANEFNKKQAEEQKDILEKNKEKQNQLYNYVENDPPHWFTMFKQLTLTGFFNSELGCTKALRFVKIPGKYDGNFPYKKGDKAFA from the coding sequence ATGAATAGAAGAGAAGCATTACAACGGGTTGCCTTGATTTTAGGAGGTACCGTTATCGGCGCCAATTTATTTTTGGAAGGCTGTACGCGTTCGGCTACAAAGGATGTGGAAGGCTTATTTGAAGCAAAAACGACAGATTTGTTGGGCGATCTAGCTGAGGCTATTTTACCTGCGACAGCTACTCCTGGAGCGAAAGAAGCTGGTGTAGGAAGCTTTATTCCTGTGATGGTCCGTGACTGTTACACTGAAAAGCAACAAAAAGCATTTATAACTGGTCTTGCAAGCTTGGATAATAAAGCAAAAGAAGTCAAAGGAAAACCTTTCCTTGAGCTTTCGGCTGCAGATCGCACAGCGGTAGCAGCAGCTTTGGATAAAGAAGCAAATGAGTTTAATAAGAAACAAGCTGAAGAGCAAAAGGACATCCTGGAGAAAAACAAAGAAAAACAAAATCAATTGTATAATTACGTAGAAAATGATCCACCACACTGGTTCACAATGTTTAAGCAATTGACGTTGACAGGTTTCTTTAACTCAGAATTGGGTTGTACAAAAGCATTACGTTTTGTCAAAATTCCTGGAAAATATGACGGGAACTTTCCTTACAAAAAAGGAGACAAGGCATTTGCATAG
- a CDS encoding Gfo/Idh/MocA family oxidoreductase: MENNSNKSSRRDFLKTAATAAAAFMIVPRHVLGGNGFIAPSDKLQIAGIGVGGKGFSDINSFHDSGKADLAFLCDVDDRRAAGALKRYPKAKYYKDYREMLDKEHKRIEAVSVSTPDHQHAIQALAAMQLGKHVYVQKPLTHDVWEARALTHAAKKYKVVTQMGNQGASNDGPRFVREWYEAGLIGDVHTVYCWTDRPVWPSGIAWPTGKAEIPKELDWDLWLGTAPHKEYVDKLVPFNWRGWWDYGTGALGDMGCHLLEVPFSTLGLTYVQDVQATVGSVYVDEFKRGYFPESCPPSSHATLTFPKTPRTNGPVTLHWMDGGIQPARPDELGPNEIFGDGGNGILLVGTKGKILADTYGQNARLLPTSRKDQVAQKYARVPGQESGHYAQWVEACQAGYGKKEVSSPFEIAGPLTEALLMANLAIRGADLRLDGKYPGRNLKLLWDNDNMRVTNFDHVNQYVKRNYRQGWEMKYNF, translated from the coding sequence ATGGAAAATAACTCAAATAAGTCGAGTAGAAGAGATTTCTTAAAGACTGCGGCAACCGCTGCGGCAGCCTTTATGATCGTTCCTCGTCATGTATTAGGAGGAAATGGTTTCATCGCTCCTAGTGATAAGTTACAAATAGCTGGTATTGGTGTAGGTGGTAAAGGATTCAGCGACATTAACTCATTTCATGATTCAGGTAAAGCGGATCTCGCTTTCTTATGTGACGTGGATGATCGTCGTGCTGCGGGTGCGTTGAAACGTTACCCAAAAGCAAAATATTATAAAGATTATCGGGAGATGTTGGACAAAGAGCATAAACGCATTGAAGCTGTTTCTGTTTCTACTCCAGATCATCAACATGCGATTCAGGCCTTGGCAGCGATGCAATTGGGCAAGCACGTCTATGTTCAGAAACCATTGACTCATGATGTCTGGGAAGCAAGAGCACTGACGCATGCCGCGAAGAAATATAAAGTTGTAACCCAGATGGGAAACCAAGGGGCATCCAACGATGGGCCACGTTTTGTCCGTGAATGGTACGAAGCTGGTTTAATCGGTGATGTACATACAGTATATTGCTGGACTGACCGTCCAGTATGGCCTTCCGGTATTGCATGGCCTACAGGTAAGGCTGAAATTCCGAAAGAATTGGATTGGGATCTTTGGTTGGGAACTGCTCCTCACAAGGAGTATGTAGATAAATTGGTGCCGTTCAACTGGCGTGGCTGGTGGGATTACGGTACTGGTGCATTGGGTGATATGGGTTGTCACTTGTTGGAAGTTCCTTTCAGTACCTTAGGTCTGACTTATGTGCAAGATGTACAGGCAACTGTAGGTTCTGTTTATGTGGATGAGTTCAAACGTGGTTATTTCCCTGAGAGCTGCCCGCCATCAAGTCATGCGACATTAACATTCCCTAAAACACCGCGTACAAATGGTCCTGTAACATTACATTGGATGGACGGTGGTATTCAACCTGCACGTCCGGATGAACTGGGACCAAATGAAATCTTCGGTGATGGTGGTAACGGTATCTTGTTAGTCGGTACCAAAGGTAAGATCCTTGCGGATACTTACGGTCAAAATGCACGTTTGTTACCAACATCAAGAAAAGATCAAGTTGCTCAGAAATATGCACGTGTACCGGGACAAGAGTCAGGCCACTATGCACAATGGGTGGAAGCTTGTCAAGCTGGTTATGGTAAAAAAGAAGTAAGTTCACCATTTGAAATTGCTGGTCCATTAACTGAAGCTTTGTTGATGGCTAACCTAGCAATTAGAGGCGCTGATTTACGTTTAGATGGAAAATATCCAGGACGTAATCTAAAATTGTTATGGGATAATGACAATATGCGTGTGACAAACTTTGATCATGTGAATCAGTATGTCAAACGTAATTACAGACAAGGTTGGGAAATGAAATATAATTTCTAA
- a CDS encoding GMC family oxidoreductase yields MATNTYDAIVIGSGISGGWAAKELTEKGLKTIMLERGRNIEHIKDYTAPNKMPWEWPHAGGRTQQMIEDYPVLRRDYPLNEKNLDLWANEKDSPYTEVKRFDWYRGYHVGGRSLMWGRQSYRLGDLDFEANLKDGHGVDWPIRYKDIAPWYSYAEKFAGISGNRDGVASLPDGDYMPPMPMNIVEKDLAERLKKQYGGKRHFIMGRTANITVPHEGRVNCQYQNQCWLGCNFGAYFSTQSATLPAAKKTNNLTLRPFSIVTKIIYDKNTKKAKGVEIVDAETNKTYEFFAKVIFVCASALNSTWVLMNSATDVWEGGLGSSSGELGHNLMDHHFRCGAGGNVEGYLDSYVFGRRPTGLYVPRFVNVDGDTKKRDYVRGFGYQGAAGRGRWSGAVAEMEVGGAWKDAICEPGNWNVGFTAFGETLPYHENKITLDKSKKDKWGLPVLSFDAEIKDNELKMRADMQNEMKEMLESIGVKDTYTYDNVYGLGQGIHEMGTARMGLDPKTSVLNGNNQVWDALNVFVTDGACMTSAGCVNPSLTYMALTARAVDYAVSELKKGNI; encoded by the coding sequence ATGGCAACAAATACTTATGACGCGATTGTAATCGGTTCTGGGATAAGTGGTGGATGGGCTGCGAAAGAATTGACAGAAAAAGGACTGAAAACAATTATGCTAGAGCGTGGTCGTAACATCGAACACATTAAGGATTATACTGCGCCAAACAAAATGCCATGGGAATGGCCTCATGCTGGTGGTCGTACCCAGCAAATGATTGAGGATTATCCAGTATTGCGCAGAGATTATCCATTGAACGAAAAGAACCTTGACCTTTGGGCGAATGAGAAAGATAGTCCTTATACAGAGGTGAAGCGTTTTGATTGGTATCGTGGGTATCATGTAGGTGGTAGATCATTAATGTGGGGTAGACAATCTTATCGCCTTGGTGACCTAGATTTCGAGGCTAACTTGAAAGATGGGCATGGGGTAGATTGGCCGATCCGTTATAAAGATATTGCACCTTGGTATAGCTATGCGGAAAAATTTGCTGGTATCTCTGGGAATAGAGACGGGGTTGCTTCGCTTCCTGACGGTGATTATATGCCGCCAATGCCGATGAATATTGTTGAAAAGGATTTGGCTGAACGATTGAAAAAACAATACGGTGGCAAGCGTCATTTCATTATGGGACGGACAGCGAATATCACTGTGCCACATGAGGGCCGTGTCAACTGTCAATATCAAAATCAATGTTGGTTAGGTTGTAACTTTGGTGCTTATTTTAGTACACAATCGGCAACTTTACCGGCAGCGAAAAAAACGAACAACCTAACATTACGTCCGTTTTCTATTGTTACAAAGATTATCTACGATAAAAATACGAAAAAAGCGAAGGGTGTTGAAATTGTTGATGCTGAAACAAACAAAACCTATGAGTTCTTTGCTAAGGTTATTTTTGTGTGCGCATCGGCACTAAATTCGACTTGGGTATTGATGAACTCAGCTACCGACGTATGGGAAGGTGGTCTTGGAAGTAGCAGTGGAGAGCTTGGTCACAATTTAATGGATCACCACTTCCGTTGTGGTGCCGGTGGTAATGTGGAAGGATATTTGGATAGCTATGTTTTTGGACGTCGTCCAACAGGCTTATATGTGCCACGTTTTGTAAACGTTGATGGCGATACGAAGAAACGTGATTACGTTCGTGGATTTGGCTATCAAGGTGCCGCAGGTAGAGGCCGTTGGTCTGGTGCTGTTGCAGAGATGGAAGTTGGTGGTGCATGGAAAGATGCTATCTGTGAACCAGGTAACTGGAACGTGGGCTTTACGGCTTTCGGAGAAACCTTACCGTACCATGAAAATAAAATTACGCTTGATAAAAGCAAAAAAGATAAATGGGGTTTGCCTGTATTATCATTTGATGCCGAAATCAAAGATAATGAATTGAAGATGCGTGCTGACATGCAAAATGAAATGAAGGAAATGCTGGAAAGCATTGGCGTAAAAGATACCTATACATATGACAACGTATATGGACTTGGCCAAGGTATCCATGAGATGGGAACAGCGCGTATGGGGCTCGATCCTAAAACATCGGTATTGAACGGTAATAACCAGGTTTGGGATGCGTTGAATGTATTTGTTACAGACGGTGCTTGTATGACTTCTGCTGGTTGTGTCAACCCTTCACTTACTTATATGGCACTTACTGCGCGTGCGGTCGATTATGCAGTTAGTGAATTGAAAAAAGGTAATATCTAA